A genomic segment from Alteribacillus bidgolensis encodes:
- a CDS encoding MurR/RpiR family transcriptional regulator yields the protein MGSIIGHIQVNYPKLSKMEKRIADYIMEHKEDLLNIHIGELAENIGVSEATITRFSRKVGCKNFVELKILLRDVVERNSETTGIIGSVDDIYDTVLQSTRQVLDEKALQIAVTWLEKANSIHIYGIESSGLSAEEMKKRMLRMGYKVDAHTDSHVMLINSSILGQEDVILAISNSGETREVIDACQLGKKQGAKVISITNHDQTPLSKTSDILLFTSNLKIHEAKGLINSQLSMIYVLDILSMMLVQNEQAAKRYKKTVNALNHYKKI from the coding sequence ATGGGATCTATCATTGGACACATTCAAGTGAATTATCCTAAGTTAAGTAAAATGGAAAAAAGAATAGCAGATTATATAATGGAGCATAAAGAAGATCTTTTAAATATTCATATAGGAGAGCTTGCAGAAAATATTGGAGTGTCAGAAGCAACGATTACCCGTTTTAGCCGTAAGGTAGGCTGCAAAAACTTTGTGGAATTGAAAATTTTATTGCGGGATGTGGTGGAACGAAACTCAGAAACAACCGGTATTATTGGCAGTGTGGATGACATTTATGACACGGTGCTTCAATCAACCCGGCAGGTCTTAGATGAAAAAGCTCTGCAAATTGCTGTCACTTGGTTAGAAAAAGCCAATTCTATACATATTTATGGTATTGAAAGCTCAGGGCTTAGTGCAGAAGAAATGAAAAAAAGAATGCTTAGGATGGGATACAAAGTGGATGCCCACACAGATTCTCATGTCATGCTGATAAACTCTTCGATACTCGGGCAGGAAGATGTGATTTTAGCTATATCAAATTCTGGGGAGACAAGAGAAGTCATTGATGCTTGTCAACTTGGAAAAAAACAGGGAGCAAAAGTAATAAGTATTACAAATCATGATCAGACGCCATTAAGTAAAACCTCAGATATTTTGCTGTTTACTTCTAATTTAAAAATTCACGAGGCAAAAGGTCTTATCAATTCACAATTATCGATGATTTATGTCCTGGATATATTAAGCATGATGCTTGTTCAAAATGAGCAGGCAGCAAAGCGCTATAAAAAGACGGTAAATGCTTTAAACCATTATAAAAAAATATGA